The region TAAGCTTAAAAGCGATATTGTCGCCTACCCTGATTTTGTCGTCGGCCTCGGTGATATCGACAATCAGGTGATCGCTGCTGGCGCCGAGGATTGACATCTTTCCGTCGAGGGGAACAAGGCCTTCGATGTAGACGTCTTGGCGTCCCAGCGCCAGGATCGCTCTTTTTCTCGTGCCGGTGTCTTCGAATTGCGGCAGGTTGCCGAAAGCGTCGCGGCCGATATTGCCGAAGGGCACAGAGGGCTTGGTTTTCAGTTCGATTATCTCGGCGTGCAGCATGAAGGCGTCCTGATACAACCAGGGGATAATGCGATTATGCGAAGTGTCGGTGCCCAGCAGGATGCCTTCGCCGATTCTCAGCTGGGTTATGCCGGCGGGGATTTCTTCCTTTTCGAGGAGAAACAGGGATGACGTCCCTCCTCCGGAGACGATGTCGAGCTTGAAGCCCAGGTACTTCTCGACCGCCCTGGTTATCGTGACCAGCAATCCCAGGTTTTCCGTTGCTGGCAGCACGCCCCCGAAACAGCCCATATTTGTCCCCAGCCCCACCAGCTTGACGCCGTTGATTGTCGCGACCTGTTTGGCGGTTTCCAATACATGCTGTGTGAGAACGCCTTCCCGAAGGTCGCCCAAGTCAACCATCAGAACGACATTGTGTATTTTGTCCAAGGACAGGGCCGCTTCGCCTAGCGCTTGCATAACCGCTATTTCAGAATTAACGCTGGTGTCGGTATAGCGGACCACGTTGCCGACATTGCTCAAGCGCGGTATGCGGAGCAGGGTAATGGGAAGATTGAAGCCGTTTTTTCTCAGGTCGAGGATGTTTTCCATCCGGGCGTCGGCCAACCCGTCGACCCCGCCGGCAATAAAGGCGGATACAATCGGGGGGATTGCGCCGAAGCCTTTGGTGACTCCGAGTACTTCGATGGACTGGCGGTGACATCGTTCCACGACCTGAGCGGTATTGTATGTGATTTTGTCCAGGTCGATTTCCAAATGTGGACTCACACAAGGCACCTTCCCTTGTCGTTGCGGGCTCTGTCTTTTAATGTAGGGTGTCCTGAGCCGCAACCGTTTATGTCACTTTTTGGATACGGCCGGTCCGGCCAAGAAAGGCACATCAATTGCTGAATGATGTGCCCCGTTGACGTTTTAACGCGCCGGTTGTTTTTTCTGGTAACTGGTGGGCCCTTCTTCGAAGCCGACTTGCTTGAGCCACCATGCCGGGTAGAACACGGCTTGGGCGATGCCTTCGCGGGTGTTCAGGTAACCGTCATTGTATTTAAGGTATAGGTTTTCGGACAGCGTCCACCATTCTCTCAGGACGTCGCCGGCGAGGTTATCGCTGTAGCGGGTGAGCAGGCGGCGGGCGGCTTTTTCGTCGCCGTTTTTCCAGAGAGCAAGGGCGTTACTTTCCACCTCTTGTTGTTTGGCAAAGGCGGTTTTTTCGAAACGGTCGCGAACTGCGTGGATGTCTTTGATCATGTAAGAGTATTTCAGCATGGCGTAGTTGGCCACATAGTTAAAGGCCATCCACATGCTGCCGCGGTCGAACTTGAGAAGGTCGGCGCGCTGTATGGGGGCAGGCAGGTCGAGCGCGCCGGCGTAGAAGGGCATCAGCACGGCTGTGGCCGGGCGGTCGGGGCCGAACCAGGTAAGGCCGCCGATGGCGTCCGGCAGCCAACTGCGAGACTGGTTGACATAAGCATAGACGCAGCGATAAATGTTCAGCGGGCGTTCGAATTCGCCGTTCAGCGGCGTGAGGCGGCCCTCTTTGTCGGCCACTGATTCGGCCTGACCTTCGAAGCGGTTAGGATTTCCGAAGGGGCCTGCCGCCAGGCCTTTGGTCAGGTCGAATTCCGTTCCCTCGTAGTTGTCGCGGTGGATGGAGAAAAGGTCTTCGACGGTCAGTTTGCGATCCGGTTTGATGGCAAACGGGTAGGTGCGCGTGAACGGGCCTTCGACCCAGGCCGGCAGGTCGAGCGAGGGCGCCGCCAGGGACTGGGCGCGCCATACGCGGCGCAGGGAGTAGTAGGGATGATGGAACTCGCCGTCGCCGTAAACACTGGTGAAGTCGAGGGGGCCGTTCGCGGGGTCCCACCAGCCCTTCTGCCGGGCGACAGTGAATATGTTGGTGGAATGCATCATATCCGGGTCGCCTTCACGTACCTCGCGGATGCGGAATTGGTTGGCGGCTACGAAGAACTTGTCGTCGGGTACCCGCTGGGCGACCCATATGCCGCCGGTGCCGTTCATGTCGTAGCCGCACATTTCCATGACCCAGCCTTCGTTGGGGTCGGCCACGAGCAATGTCTCACCGGTGCCGTAGTAGCCGTATTTTTCGATCAGTTCGCCCATGAGTTTTACCGCCTCGCGGGCTGTTTTGGTCCGTTCGAGCGCGACGCGGGAGAGTTCGGAAGAATAGAAGATGCGCTTGCCCGGCGCGGGCTCGGGATGTACTTTCGCCTTGTCGGTGCATTCGCCGATGGAGACCTGATGTTCGTTCATGATGCCGTAGTTGGCGTCAAAGTAGGCGTAGGTATGGGCGACCTGGGGGATATAGCCCAACGGTACGTTCGGAGGGGCGTCGCCTGTATCGTATCCGGGGCCGCGATCCTTGGTCACTATGCGGTGAGCTTCGCTCCCGCCCCACTGGGGCTTGAAGTCCAGGGCGCAGTGGGAGTAGAATACCGGCCGGAGTGAACCCGGTTTATGGTCTTTTGCCGGGATATAAATGAGTCTCCCGTCGCCCAATCCGTCATCGGAGTGGGAAACCAGCACTGATCCGTCAGCGGAGGCGTCCTTGCCTACGATGGTCGTGGTGCAGGCAGTAGCGGGAGACACGGTAATGGTCATGCAGAACACGATGAGCAGCAATAACAGTAATTTTTTCAAAAATGATCGCTCCTTTCAATTACTGAGAGGTTTCTGAATCCCCTTTCCGGTTTTTATTGCATCAGTTTCGGCAGCTTAAGGAATATTCTGCAATTATTATACTATTTTTTGGCCGGTTTTACCACCGATGCCAACTTCGACCAGTAAGCTAATAACAAGCTCGTCTTCCGCCTGCTCATTTTTACGGCGGAATGGAGACAGAATTTGGCTGGTGCGGCGGCCGATAATCAGCGGGAAAGTCCCCACAATAGTAAATGATGAATATCGCCGACAGACTGCGGAGGTGGTCGAGGCTTAATATGAGGGAAATACTCGTCATAAGACTGAGCGCGATCGGTGACGTTATCCACTGTACGCCGGTGGCATCGTCGCTCAAGGCGGCCTGGCCGGACTGCCGGATAACCTGGCTGGTAGGCGAGGTCGCCGCCGATCTCGTCAGATACAATCCGTATGTCGATGAGACGATCGTCTGGTCGCGGGAACGGTTCGAGCGGCACCTGCGGGATTTCGAGCTGGGCAGGGCGGCTTCCCTGTGGCGGGAACTGCGCGATAGCTTGGCAGGACGGCGTTATTATGCCGTTCTCGACGTGCACGGACTGTTCCTTACCGGGGTGATCGCGAGGCTGGCGGAGACCGAGCGGCGTATCGGTTTAAGCGGAACGAAGGAGCTTAACGCGCTGTTCATGGACGAAACGGCGGCGCCGGTGGGCCATCATATTACGGACAGGTATCTCGGGGTGCTGCGGCCGCTGGGCATTGTGCCGACGGAACGGCGGCCGATGCTCGCCGTGCCGGAGAAGGCCGAACAGGCGGCGGAAGCGTTGCTGAGCGAACTGGCCGTGCCCAGAGGCGGGCGAATAGCGGCGCTGGCGCCGGGGACGACATGGCCGGCGAAGAATTGGCCGGCCGCCTTGTATGCACGGACGGCCAGGCGGCTGGCCGGGGATTTCGCCGTCATGCTGTGCGGCGGCAGTGCTGAGGCGGCGCTGGGGCGGGAGATAGCGGCGGCTGCCGGCGTACCGGTGGCGGACGCGACAGGAAGGACGGGGCTGCTGGAGTTGGCGGCGCTGTTTGCGAAGGCGTCGGTGGTGGTGGCGGGAGACACCGGGCCGCTGTATATGGCGGCGGCGGTGGGAACGCCGACGGTGGGCATTTTCGGGCCGACCGACCCGGCGCGGCTCGCCCCGCCGGGGGAGAAAAACGCCTTCGTCGTCAGCAGGCAGGCGTGTTCGTTTTGCTACCGAAAAACATGTCCCAAGGGGGTGGCCGTATGTATGAGCGGCGTGAACCCCGAACTGGTGGTCAGACAGGTATACAGGGTAGCTGGCCGGCCGCGGCCGCGCGTTCCGGCGGCGGGCAGCGGTTTCCGGGGGGCGGAACCGGGCCCCGGGGACCCTGCGGGTGTCAGGATGCGTAAGTAATAATGCGGCGGCCGTCTGGATGTCGAGATAAAAGCCGTTTTCACACTGTGAAACTTTCTCGGCGATGTCGACAGCCGGCAGGCAATTGTTGGCATATGTAGTATTAATATTTTAGGACTAATATGCTGCCCCTTCCGGAAGGGGTTATGAGGGCTGGTTGCTAAGGCCAATAAGCGGGAGGAGATGCTAAATGACGATGATCACGAAGGAAAGCTTGCCGCAGGCGGTGGAAAAGGCTCTGGCGGCGGCGCCGGTCACCGACCTTCACACCCATATATTCGCGGCGGGGTTCGGCGACCTGCTGCTATGGGGCGTGGACGAGCTTGTTACTTACCATTACCTGATAGCCGAGAATTTCCGCTACACCGGCATGCCGTACGAGCAATACTTCACGCTTGGCAAAAAGGAACAGGCCGACCTAATCTGGCGGAATCTATTTATCGAGCATTCGCCGGTAAGCGAGGCCCAGCGGGGCGTTCTCACCGCGCTGGCGAAGCTCGGGCTCGATGTGGGTTCACGCAACCTTGCGTCGTTCCGGGAGTTTTGCTCCTCGTTCACTCCCGGTGAATATATCGACAAGGTATTTGCG is a window of Selenomonadales bacterium 4137-cl DNA encoding:
- a CDS encoding alanine/ornithine racemase family PLP-dependent enzyme, whose amino-acid sequence is MSPHLEIDLDKITYNTAQVVERCHRQSIEVLGVTKGFGAIPPIVSAFIAGGVDGLADARMENILDLRKNGFNLPITLLRIPRLSNVGNVVRYTDTSVNSEIAVMQALGEAALSLDKIHNVVLMVDLGDLREGVLTQHVLETAKQVATINGVKLVGLGTNMGCFGGVLPATENLGLLVTITRAVEKYLGFKLDIVSGGGTSSLFLLEKEEIPAGITQLRIGEGILLGTDTSHNRIIPWLYQDAFMLHAEIIELKTKPSVPFGNIGRDAFGNLPQFEDTGTRKRAILALGRQDVYIEGLVPLDGKMSILGASSDHLIVDITEADDKIRVGDNIAFKLTYSGLLSASGSKYIKKVFRGGG
- a CDS encoding C69 family dipeptidase, with product MKKLLLLLLIVFCMTITVSPATACTTTIVGKDASADGSVLVSHSDDGLGDGRLIYIPAKDHKPGSLRPVFYSHCALDFKPQWGGSEAHRIVTKDRGPGYDTGDAPPNVPLGYIPQVAHTYAYFDANYGIMNEHQVSIGECTDKAKVHPEPAPGKRIFYSSELSRVALERTKTAREAVKLMGELIEKYGYYGTGETLLVADPNEGWVMEMCGYDMNGTGGIWVAQRVPDDKFFVAANQFRIREVREGDPDMMHSTNIFTVARQKGWWDPANGPLDFTSVYGDGEFHHPYYSLRRVWRAQSLAAPSLDLPAWVEGPFTRTYPFAIKPDRKLTVEDLFSIHRDNYEGTEFDLTKGLAAGPFGNPNRFEGQAESVADKEGRLTPLNGEFERPLNIYRCVYAYVNQSRSWLPDAIGGLTWFGPDRPATAVLMPFYAGALDLPAPIQRADLLKFDRGSMWMAFNYVANYAMLKYSYMIKDIHAVRDRFEKTAFAKQQEVESNALALWKNGDEKAARRLLTRYSDNLAGDVLREWWTLSENLYLKYNDGYLNTREGIAQAVFYPAWWLKQVGFEEGPTSYQKKQPAR
- a CDS encoding glycosyltransferase family 9 protein, whose protein sequence is MREILVIRLSAIGDVIHCTPVASSLKAAWPDCRITWLVGEVAADLVRYNPYVDETIVWSRERFERHLRDFELGRAASLWRELRDSLAGRRYYAVLDVHGLFLTGVIARLAETERRIGLSGTKELNALFMDETAAPVGHHITDRYLGVLRPLGIVPTERRPMLAVPEKAEQAAEALLSELAVPRGGRIAALAPGTTWPAKNWPAALYARTARRLAGDFAVMLCGGSAEAALGREIAAAAGVPVADATGRTGLLELAALFAKASVVVAGDTGPLYMAAAVGTPTVGIFGPTDPARLAPPGEKNAFVVSRQACSFCYRKTCPKGVAVCMSGVNPELVVRQVYRVAGRPRPRVPAAGSGFRGAEPGPGDPAGVRMRK